One region of Sus scrofa isolate TJ Tabasco breed Duroc chromosome 3, Sscrofa11.1, whole genome shotgun sequence genomic DNA includes:
- the ARL6IP1 gene encoding ADP-ribosylation factor-like protein 6-interacting protein 1 isoform X1, translating to MAEGDNRSTNLLAAETANLEEQLQGWGEVMLMADKVLRWERAWFPPAIMGVVSLVFLTIYYLDPSVLSGVSCFVMFLCLADYLVPILAPRIFGSNKCSFSRTTEQQQRFHEICSNLVKTRRRAVGWWKRLFTLKEEKPKMYFMTMIVSLAAVAWVGQQVHNLLLTYLIVTFFLLLPGLNQHGIISKYIGMAKREINKLLKQKEKKNE from the exons ATGGCAGAGGGAGATAATCGCAGCACCAATCTGCTG GCTGCAGAGACTGCAAATCTGGAAGAGCAGCTGCAGGGATGGGGAGAAGTGATGCTGATGGCAGATAAAGTCCTCCGATGGGAAAGAGCCTGGTTTCCACCTGCCATCATGGGCGTGGTTTCTTTGGTGTTTCT gactATCTACTATCTAGATCCATCTGTTCTGTCCGGTGTTTCCTGTTTTGTGATGTTTTTGTGCTTGGCTGACTACCTGGTTCCCATTCTAGCACCTAGAATTTTTGGCTCCAATAAATG TTCTTTTTCTAGGACCACTGAGCAACAGCAAAGATTCCATGAAATTTGCAGCAATCTGGTAAAAACTCGACGCAGAGCTGTGGGCTGGTGGAAACGCCTCTTTACACTAAAGGAAGAAAAGCCTAAAATG TACTTCATGACCATGATCGTTTCTCTTGCCGCGGTGGCTTGGGTGGGACAGCAAGTCCACAACCTTCTTCTGACCTACCTGATAG tgacTTTCTTCCTGTTGCTTCCTGGACTAAACCAACACGGCATCATTTCGAAGTACATTGGAATGGCCAAAAGGGAGATAAACAAGCTTCtcaaacaaaaagagaagaaaaatgaatga
- the ARL6IP1 gene encoding ADP-ribosylation factor-like protein 6-interacting protein 1: MAEGDNRSTNLLAAETANLEEQLQGWGEVMLMADKVLRWERAWFPPAIMGVVSLVFLTIYYLDPSVLSGVSCFVMFLCLADYLVPILAPRIFGSNKWTTEQQQRFHEICSNLVKTRRRAVGWWKRLFTLKEEKPKMYFMTMIVSLAAVAWVGQQVHNLLLTYLIVTFFLLLPGLNQHGIISKYIGMAKREINKLLKQKEKKNE, translated from the exons ATGGCAGAGGGAGATAATCGCAGCACCAATCTGCTG GCTGCAGAGACTGCAAATCTGGAAGAGCAGCTGCAGGGATGGGGAGAAGTGATGCTGATGGCAGATAAAGTCCTCCGATGGGAAAGAGCCTGGTTTCCACCTGCCATCATGGGCGTGGTTTCTTTGGTGTTTCT gactATCTACTATCTAGATCCATCTGTTCTGTCCGGTGTTTCCTGTTTTGTGATGTTTTTGTGCTTGGCTGACTACCTGGTTCCCATTCTAGCACCTAGAATTTTTGGCTCCAATAAATG GACCACTGAGCAACAGCAAAGATTCCATGAAATTTGCAGCAATCTGGTAAAAACTCGACGCAGAGCTGTGGGCTGGTGGAAACGCCTCTTTACACTAAAGGAAGAAAAGCCTAAAATG TACTTCATGACCATGATCGTTTCTCTTGCCGCGGTGGCTTGGGTGGGACAGCAAGTCCACAACCTTCTTCTGACCTACCTGATAG tgacTTTCTTCCTGTTGCTTCCTGGACTAAACCAACACGGCATCATTTCGAAGTACATTGGAATGGCCAAAAGGGAGATAAACAAGCTTCtcaaacaaaaagagaagaaaaatgaatga